In Colletotrichum higginsianum IMI 349063 chromosome 1, whole genome shotgun sequence, the DNA window GCGTCCGACTGCGATGATACATTAGATCTCGCCGTGCACGCCAACGATCACTTCGTCTTCCCCCACTACGAGGATTCCGACTACTTCAACCACCCAGAAGACCTGGAGGCGCCGACAAGTCCCAAGACGGGCGACTCGTACACCGTCTCGCCGGTTGACAACGAGACGGAGGGCGACACCTCCAGGCCCAACACGCCCGAGTTCGTTCTCGATGTGGAACACGCTGAAGACGACACGGCTGTCCGGGCACAACCCTCACGTCACGTCGACTATCTCTCGCACAACTGGAAAGAGGAGGACATCTGGTCATCATGGAAGTTTATCGTGTCCCGGAGATCCGAGTACAGCAATGCCGCCCGCTTGGAGAACGCGTCGTGGAGAACCTGGATGAAGGCAAAAAACAGGCTGAAGACGGTTTCGCCAGAGACGCTGAACTGGTGGGTTGCTTGACTGCGTATGAATGACTCCATGGCTGACACTCGATAGGCTGAAGGATTGTGATGTCACTTGGCTTTACGGACCCTTGCAGACCGGTCCCAATACGCTTAATCCCATCACGACGGATCCAAACAGCGCCAGGCTCACCAAGAACAACTCATTCGTGAACAAGAAGCCCATCCTTAAGAAGCGCAGCATGTCGGAGGTCATGCTGCAGAGGTCTCTGTCCGCTTCCTCTCTGTTGAAGCAAGCGGCTGCGGCCGTCCAGGCCCAAGAAAaagacgggcgacggcgtctcgcCCGGCCGACTTTGGAACGGGCGACCACGGACTACGTCACGTTCCCCTTCTCATCGAGGAGACTGAGTCGCGAGAGCTCCAACCTGTGCCCCTCGAGCACATCCTCGGGCATTATTTCACCCAGCAGCGAGAAGAAACACATCCACTTCAACGAGCAGGTGTCGCAATGCATCGCAGTCGACATCAaaggcgatgacgatgaagacgaagatgccGGCACCGAGCGGTACGACAATAGCGATTCTGACGAGGGCGCCATCATGATGAAGAGGTCGcgcaccaagaagaagatgcccCTGCTCAGGAAGAAGTCGGCAAAGatcgccgcggccgccgagggcaagacgATCGCTATGCTGCCATCCACCACGCTCAAGTATCGCGAAGATACGCCCGAGCCGCAAGAGACGGCGATGAAGCACAGCACTTCATACCGGAGTCCCGTTATGTCCCCATCCTCGTCGCAAGAAACGCTTCGCCCTTCCAAGGGGTCGGGCAAGTTTTTCtttgacgacgaagacgacgaagagggagaagcaGCATCGATGGGGTGGCAATCACCGACAAAAACCGACGACAAATCGACAGGCCTGCAACGCTCCTCGTCAACCAACAGTCTGAACGCCGAACCAGCAGGCATGCGTCGGACCTCGTCAGGTATGTTCATGCCATATGAAGAGGGGGAATCATCTTCCAACGAAGGCATCATCGGCCGGGTCATTGATACAGTTAATACAGCCCGGGATATTGCTCATGTCATTTGGAACGTGGGATGGAGGAAATgagagggagaagatggTCAGAGCGGTGACGGATTGGCCCCTGGTTCCCCTTTTTGATCAACACACGCGGACGCCATGCGGATCGAAGAGGCATGAACAGAGTGGGGTGTACGATACGGAAAGGACGGGACAAGGGATGTCCTGCCTTGCGGATGGCGGACAGGATCTATCACATCAACTGCCGCTGAGAGGACATAATCATACTTGTGCGAACGGGCTCGTGGAGGTGCTTCCTGGCTTAATCACAACACGGCACATGAGAAGCATTTCTACGCAGCGGATCGACGATTCATCACTTTTGGTCGTGGGGGCCTAAACGGAATTGGCACACGACAGAACACGGGGCGCTCTCGGATAGCGAAAGAAAGATGACCACAGGGCCCGGTCATGGGCCTCGCCATCGTGGCAACTGGAATGTTGCGTGGGGGTCTAATGACGATACACACGGAACACGCTTGTAACAATCAtttggagggggggacgaGGATATGGGCGATCGGTTGGTCATCATCGACATGATCTGGGACACGATTTTGGTTCGGGGTATCAGGGTTCAGCAACGGCGCATTGGGAAAGAGGGCGGAGAACAAAAGAAAATGATTTATTGATTTTTTGGCAAGAAGAGCAGGGCCGGGTCTCATCGGGCTGGTGGCAGCGATCCGTCATGTTGTTACGGCAGCCGAAGCCCGATTGAGGGGAGAAGTGGACGATATTGGTACTCCGCGGTTACGACCACGGGGACTTGTCCGCACTGCATGTCTCACCCGTGTAGGGTTTGGATTGCCGGTGGGGAAGAGAGATGTTCGGTGtccttggcgacgatggcTTGCAGGAGAGCCTGGGGCGATCGAGGCATGCATGGGATGGGGTGGGCCGGGTTAGATGCCGGCCCGCCTCTTCTCCCATGTTCTCGCCAATCCTGGAATGGGACGAGACCTAGGCAGCAGTACATAGAAGGCAGAAAAAAGGCTCGAGCAAATGAACTCGCCACGCAAAAAATGCCAACTCATTACCTATATATTTGGGGGCGGGGTTTCTGTTTTATCTTACCATCCTCCTGGTTGTGAACTGGTGATTCCATGTTCTGTGTATa includes these proteins:
- a CDS encoding Protein phosphatase type 1 complex subunit Hex2/Reg1; translation: MAVVLSSEENTYFSSNLRRSHSQPKFVTKQSNFHSSATSASHISDAFDDSKVYPDSAPSSAPSSPRTAHAESTDLSCSSTPASNVSIASDCDDTLDLAVHANDHFVFPHYEDSDYFNHPEDLEAPTSPKTGDSYTVSPVDNETEGDTSRPNTPEFVLDVEHAEDDTAVRAQPSRHVDYLSHNWKEEDIWSSWKFIVSRRSEYSNAARLENASWRTWMKAKNRLKTVSPETLNWLKDCDVTWLYGPLQTGPNTLNPITTDPNSARLTKNNSFVNKKPILKKRSMSEVMLQRSLSASSLLKQAAAAVQAQEKDGRRRLARPTLERATTDYVTFPFSSRRLSRESSNLCPSSTSSGIISPSSEKKHIHFNEQVSQCIAVDIKGDDDEDEDAGTERYDNSDSDEGAIMMKRSRTKKKMPLLRKKSAKIAAAAEGKTIAMLPSTTLKYREDTPEPQETAMKHSTSYRSPVMSPSSSQETLRPSKGSGKFFFDDEDDEEGEAASMGWQSPTKTDDKSTGLQRSSSTNSLNAEPAGMRRTSSGMFMPYEEGESSSNEGIIGRVIDTVNTARDIAHVIWNVGWRK